The window CATCGTCCGGCTCGTCATCGGACCCGGAAGGGTAGTCAGGCAAAGTACTGGTGCTCCTGAACAGGGAGGCGGTGCCCACGACTTGAAAACAGCAGGTAACTACCACAGCCGAACGAGCAGTCGCCACCCGACCCAGGCGCACTGACCCTACCGGCAGTTCACTCCCGCTCGGCCACCGCCCGAAGCCCCGTCAGATCCGTGACGATGACGCGCCGGTGGTGAGCGTCCACGAGATCACGCAGCTCCCTCAGCGCGCGGTACGCCGTGCTCTCCGAGACTCCGATCAGCTCGCCCCACTCCATGTGCTTGAGGTCCATCGGAAGGATTACCTCGCGACCCCGCACCGACTGCCCGAAGTCATCGGCCATCTCCACCAGAACACGGGCAAGCCGGACGGTAGGACTGCGTCGATGAAAGTCAACGCGCCGCCGAGTGGCTGCCACCAGCTTCCGGCTGACGGACTCCTGCAACCGCAGCAGCACCTCGGGATGTTCCGCCTTGACGGCCTCGAAGTCCCCCCACCCGAGCCGAAGCGCGGTAACGGGCTCACTCCCACAGGCAATGACGGAAGCACTACGGGGAGCCCCACTCATCCCGGCGAGCTCCCCGACGAGATCCCCGGACATACGTACGGCAACAAGGGTCCAACCCCCGTCGGCAAGGGAAGCGGTGACCTTGACGTAGGAGGAGAGCAACACAAAGACATCGGACCCGACGTCACCTTCGGAGATCAGCAGTGAGCCCCGCGGAAAGGAGACAAACTCCCCTCGCAGAGCAAGCGCCCCCCGAGCAGCGCTCCCCAACCCCCCGAGGAAACTAGAGGCGCGCACCCCAACTCCCTAAGGGGCGCGGGGAACTGCGCGACCAGCCACACACAACC of the Streptomyces sp. NBC_00287 genome contains:
- a CDS encoding Crp/Fnr family transcriptional regulator, which codes for MRASSFLGGLGSAARGALALRGEFVSFPRGSLLISEGDVGSDVFVLLSSYVKVTASLADGGWTLVAVRMSGDLVGELAGMSGAPRSASVIACGSEPVTALRLGWGDFEAVKAEHPEVLLRLQESVSRKLVAATRRRVDFHRRSPTVRLARVLVEMADDFGQSVRGREVILPMDLKHMEWGELIGVSESTAYRALRELRDLVDAHHRRVIVTDLTGLRAVAERE